Part of the Psychrobium sp. MM17-31 genome is shown below.
TATGTTCGTTAGTATATGATGAAGTGTCGACTTTGTTCGAAACGCAGATTGCTGGCTAGAAATTGATGCGAGCCCCTAGTGTCCAACGCGCCTCATAGATGTTTTGGAATGCTTTTTGTGACCTAAACTCCAGATAGGTTTGTTGGTATTCTTCAAGAATATTTGAGCCATTAACGTACACACTAATCTCGTCGTCGACTTTGTAACTAAAGTTAACGTCAAGTTGCGAGTAAGTGTCTTGGTATAGTGATTGACCACCAACTGCACCAACTGTGCCTTGTGTAATCAGGCGTGGGCTAATTGAGTTCCAAGCTAGACGTGTAGAAAATGGCTCTTGCTCGTACCACAGTACTAAGTTGTATGTATCTTCTGACATACCAACGAATGGTAAGTCGTTACCGTGAACATCTTTAGCATCTTGCTTGCTATCGTTGTATGTGTAGTTAACGTCTAGACCCATGTTGCTAAGTACTGGTACATCGATGAAGTCAGAAAATGCTAATTTACCACCAACTTCGTAACCTTGTACGCTGCCTCCATTACCTTGAACCTGTGTTGTAAATGGCCATGGACCACGATGGATTCCATCGGCATCTGGCTCATCAATCATTACAGTCCCGCGCTCGGTAAAGCTTTCGATGTCGATCTTGAAAGTCGATAAGAAAAATACAGATTCTGCATGTGGATACCATTCGGCTGACAGTGATATATTTTTAGAGCGCCATGGTTTTAGTTTTGGATTTCCTGTTAGAGTACCATTAACAACGCGTAAGCAATCACAGTCTGTGTTATTTACACGGCCAATAGTTTTACCGCCTCCCCATTGTGCAAGATTTAGCGCTTGCATATTTTTTGAGTAAGCACCACGTAGCACTACTTCGTCAGTTGCTTGAATAGCAATGTTTAACGATGGTAGATAATCAGCGTAGCTACGCTCTGTAACTTCATCACCCGTGTCAGGGCCTAAACCACTGTGTGGTAGAGAAGCACCCACTAGGTTCTGCTTAACGTATAGATCTGTTTCTACAACTTTTAGACCCGCGTTACCGCTAACGATACCGTGTTCGAAGTTAACTTGCGTGAAGAAAGTAGTCTCTTGCAGTTTAACGTCGTATGAAGCGCCACCGTTTTCTGTGCGTTGTACGTTACCAAAGGTATCTAAGTGGAACTGACGAGGATCATCGAAGTTGCTTGGGTCGATTGCCCACATACCTGGGATGCCAGTAACTGCGCCAAAGTTAGTTTGGAATGACACGTCAGTGTGTTGATCAAGACGAGTTGGACCTAATATTGTGTAAGGAACCCAATCACCAGCTTTAAGGTCGCCAACATCTTCTGTGAGGTATTCACCAGCAGCTGGGTTGCCTTCACAGCCTGCAGTATCCATGAACTGATCCACGGCTTTCCACTGGGCGATATCACAACCGTCACCAAAGTTTGACGTGTAGGTGAACTGATCGTGATCTACGCTACGCTCCATCACACGTGCACCAAAGTCGATGCTAGTGATGTAATCGTTATCTTCTAGTGCGTAATTCCAACGTGTGCTGAATGTATCGATAGTACCTTCGTCATCGGTGTTGCCCTCTGAAGAGAACGCGCCAATGTGGTATGAATTGATATCGGCCATGTAAGCTGCAACGCTTTGCGGGCCTGCGCAACCATTAACGATTTGATCGAAACCGCTAAAGATTGGATGCTCACCTGACGCGTCGTAAGATAAGGTAAAGATGTCTTCGATGCCGCCTGGTGAGAAGTCAGCATAACAGCCGCCCTTGTCACCAACGACAGTTTCACCATTAGTACAGTTTGCACCTTGAGTGAACTGACCTGGGCCTGTCACTAATGTGCCGCGGTCGATACTTAAGATATCGCCTTCACCGTAACCGTGACGCATGCTAGCTGTTGCTTTCGCGCGAGTCATACGAACCTGACCAGTAAGAGCACCACCGTTGTTGTAGTTCAGTTCAAGGTTATAGTTTTCAGACGTCTCAGTGTTGTTGTTAACCTGAGTAAAGGTTTGTAGACGGTAAGACTGCATTTTGAATGAGTTAATGCCAGCCCATACGTTACCATCTGGATCGGTGAATGAATCACCTGTAAAGCCTGCATCATTTGGATAAGCGTATTCGTTAAAGCTGTTCCAGCGGTTGTTTTGTGACAAACCTTGACGACGGTTAAAGCGCTCTTGATCAGTGTAGAAAGCATCAAGTACAACTTCGAAACCTTCGCCTAAGTCACCTTGTAGTGTCAATTGGAAAGCGTCGCGATTACGCTCTTCTTCTTTGTTAAATGCTGAAAAACCTTGTGGTACAACGTGACGAGTTTCTTCGCCGCGTGAGTTAGCACCCCAAGTGTGGTTGTTATTTGCTGCGCCGATACCACCGTTTTCTGACGTATCGAAGTAACCGTTGTAGTCAGTGGCTAGGTTAGCTTCTGATGTTACGGCTGAAAATAAAACACCGAATTTTTCGCCGTTGTAAGCTACTAAACCGTTAAGTGTTGGATCGGTTTCTTTGCTGATTGAACCTTTAGTTAGTTCACCACCTAGACCGAAAGTGTAACCATTATCCATATCAAATGGACGGCGTGTCTTTAGATCGATAGAACCAGAAATACCAGCGGCACTGCGTTTTGCTTGCGCTGATTTAAATACGTCTACACCTGAGAAAAGTTGTGCTGGAAGGTTGCCGTAGTCAGCACCAGATGAGTCGATTGTTGTCGCACTTAAGAACACTTCACCATTCATGGTTGTGTCTACTTGTGGTAAACCACGGATCGCAATAACACCACCTTCACCAGCAGTACGAGTAACTTGTACACCAGTAATACGTTGCAGGGAATCGGCGATAGTTACATCAGGAAGTTTACCAATGTCTTCAGCAGTGATGCCGTCTACTTGTGATGCTGCAAAGCGTTTTGTATTGATACTTGCTTTACTACTTGCACGAATACCGCTGACCTGAATAATTTCGATGTTGGCTTCGGCTTCTTCTTTACTTTTGTCTTCTTCAGCAATCGCAGGAGTGGAGATTCCGCCCATTGCTAAAGCTATACTGGTTGCCAATAAGCGCTTGTTGAATTTTATACCCGACACCAACGTCCCTTCCATTTGTTTTTGTAATGTGTTCTGAGATCAAAGTAATAGCCTAAATGTAGACGAATATTTTTAGTTGCATCGGACAAATTCATTAATAAATTGAATAGCGCAACTTTTTCACGTAAAAAGAGGCAACTTCCTTGTTGCTGTTTCGCTTACCGTTATTATTGGCATTGATAACAATTGGCAGGTGACTCAGTTGTGGATTGGTGGAGAGCCACATAAATTATAATAATTATAGGTCTTGGAGGCTTCATGAATACTGCGGTATCGACAAGCAAACCTAACCGATCGACAGTTATGCCGATGGTTATTATTGGTGTGCTGTTTTTTATTTTTGGTTTTGTAACTTGGCTTAACGGATCGTTAATTCCGTTTTTAAAAATTGTATGTGAACTCAACGAAT
Proteins encoded:
- a CDS encoding TonB-dependent receptor, whose amino-acid sequence is MSGIKFNKRLLATSIALAMGGISTPAIAEEDKSKEEAEANIEIIQVSGIRASSKASINTKRFAASQVDGITAEDIGKLPDVTIADSLQRITGVQVTRTAGEGGVIAIRGLPQVDTTMNGEVFLSATTIDSSGADYGNLPAQLFSGVDVFKSAQAKRSAAGISGSIDLKTRRPFDMDNGYTFGLGGELTKGSISKETDPTLNGLVAYNGEKFGVLFSAVTSEANLATDYNGYFDTSENGGIGAANNNHTWGANSRGEETRHVVPQGFSAFNKEEERNRDAFQLTLQGDLGEGFEVVLDAFYTDQERFNRRQGLSQNNRWNSFNEYAYPNDAGFTGDSFTDPDGNVWAGINSFKMQSYRLQTFTQVNNNTETSENYNLELNYNNGGALTGQVRMTRAKATASMRHGYGEGDILSIDRGTLVTGPGQFTQGANCTNGETVVGDKGGCYADFSPGGIEDIFTLSYDASGEHPIFSGFDQIVNGCAGPQSVAAYMADINSYHIGAFSSEGNTDDEGTIDTFSTRWNYALEDNDYITSIDFGARVMERSVDHDQFTYTSNFGDGCDIAQWKAVDQFMDTAGCEGNPAAGEYLTEDVGDLKAGDWVPYTILGPTRLDQHTDVSFQTNFGAVTGIPGMWAIDPSNFDDPRQFHLDTFGNVQRTENGGASYDVKLQETTFFTQVNFEHGIVSGNAGLKVVETDLYVKQNLVGASLPHSGLGPDTGDEVTERSYADYLPSLNIAIQATDEVVLRGAYSKNMQALNLAQWGGGKTIGRVNNTDCDCLRVVNGTLTGNPKLKPWRSKNISLSAEWYPHAESVFFLSTFKIDIESFTERGTVMIDEPDADGIHRGPWPFTTQVQGNGGSVQGYEVGGKLAFSDFIDVPVLSNMGLDVNYTYNDSKQDAKDVHGNDLPFVGMSEDTYNLVLWYEQEPFSTRLAWNSISPRLITQGTVGAVGGQSLYQDTYSQLDVNFSYKVDDEISVYVNGSNILEEYQQTYLEFRSQKAFQNIYEARWTLGARINF